The following is a genomic window from uncultured Campylobacter sp..
AAGATGGATTTTACGATAGACGCCGCGGACGGCGCGGCGCGCGCCTGCACGATCCGCACGGCGCACAGCACGATTCGCACCCCCGTTTTTATGCCGGTCGGCACCGTGGGCGCGGTCAAAGCGCTCGATGCGACGGACGTAGAGTATCTTCTGGGCGCGCAGATCATCCTTGCTAACACCTATCATATGTATCTGCGCCCCGGCTCGCGGGTAGTGGCGGAATTCGGCGGGCTGCACGGATTTACGAAATTTCCCCGCAGCTTTTTAACCGACAGCGGCGGCTTTCAGGCTTTCAGCCTGCGCGCAAACACCAAAAACGACGAGGGCGGCATAAAATTTAAAAGCCACATCGACGGCAGCACGCATTATTTCACGCCGCGCTCGGTGCTTGATACGCAGTATGAGCTAAACTCCGATATTATGATGATTTTGGACGACTTGGTGGAGCTGCCGCGCGAGCCTAGCGCATTGAGCTTCGATGATAGATCGCGGCTTAAAAAGCGGATCGATCTAAGCGTCGCGCGCACGATAAAATGGGCTCGTGAGGCGATAGATTATCACGAGGCCATGAAATCTCGCGGCCTGCACGCGCATCAAAACATCTTCGGTATCATCCAGGGCGGCACCGACCCGCAGGCGCGCAAATTTTGTGCCGAAGCGCTGTGCGAGATGAACTTTGACGGGCTTGCGATCGGAGGGCTTAGCGTCGGCGAGAAAAACGAGCTGATGTATGAAACCGTAGAGGACATGATGCCATACGTCGATACGGCGCGCCCTCGATATTTGATGGGGGTCGGCACTCCCGAGGATCTCGTCGAAAACGTCGCTCGCGGCGTAGATATGTTCGACTGCGTGATGCCCACGCGCAACGCCCGCAACGGCACGCTATTTACGAGCTTCGGCAAGATCAGCATCAAAAACGCGGGCTTTATCAGCGATCACGATCCGATCGATCCGCACTGCGACTGCTACACGTGCAAACGCTTCAGTCGCGGCTACCTAAATCATCTATTTCGCGCGCGCGAGCTTAGCTTTTACCGCCTCGCGAGCATTCATAATCTATACTATTACCTGCGCCTTGCTGCAGATATGAGAGAGGCGATCGTGCACGGGCGGTTTGCGGAGTTTAGGCGTGAATTTTACGCCGCACGAAACATAGCGCGAGATTAATTTCGGCGGGCGAAGACGCGGAATTTAGCGCGATAGTTAAATTTAGCCGCGGCGACGGGGCGGAATTTTAATACGACGTGCGGACGGCTAAATTTAAACGCGACAAAATTTGGGTAGTGAAATTTTAAGAGTTGCGGAGCGTGGAGCTTGTAGCTTTAAATTTCGCGCTTAGGCTTTCGTATCGATTAGAATTTTATTTCGGTAAAATTTTATTATGATAGAGCTATGTCTTGAAATTTCGCCGTAGAATATGAGATAAAATTTAGTTTTGAAGCTTTGCGCTTAATCCGTGGATAAAATTCTGCGTCGATATATGCTGAGCGCGCGAGATTTAAAGATGGAATTTAGTGGTAGGATTTTACAGACGCGATGTAAAATTACTATGGCTTTTATCAAATAAAAGAGAACATTGCATCGAAATTCGCAGTATTGGTGTATTTTTTTTAAGCGTGCATTAACGCGTATAAAAGACATATATTGCTTTAGGGCGTGCGATCTGCGCCTACAATTGCGGAATTTTATTGCGATAAAATTTCAATGCGGTAGAATTTTACTTTGATAAAGTTCAAATTTCCGCTAAATTCTGCCTTCGTGCTAAATTTTGCAATGAAATTTTGAGCAGAATTCTATCATAGTAGAATTTCATCGTAACTAAATCTGCGGTAAAATTTTGTAAAATTATTTTTTAATCCGCCTTAGCATACAAAATCCAAGGAAATAAAGCGGCGACATAACGATAAAAATTATGATGTATCTCCACGCCGTGCTCGCAAAAAATAGCCCTGTAAGCTCCATAAATTTCATCGACGCGCCAGTATAGCGGTCGCCGATGCCGATGAAAATAATAGCCGCGAGCTCCACAAGCAGTGCGGGAGCAAATAGGATTGAGCCTGCAGTTTTGAAAAACATAAACGCAAACGCCTTGAACTTATAATAAAACGAAATGAGCCCAAGTCCGATCACGCCGCAGATGAAAAACTGCTCGAACTCATCTAGCCCCAGGCTCTTATCCTGCAGGATCGTAGAGATGACGCACAGGATGATAAAGACGTTGTAGTTCGCAATTTGACGCATCGGGTATTGATCGTGCGTCGCTATGGAGAGTAGGTTTATCGCGCGGTTAAGCGGCAACAGATAAAATAGTGCAAAACTAAGGAAAATCAGCAGATCCATTACCATATAAACCGTGTCTTGATTAACGTAAGCTTCGATCTGTGAAAAAGATAGAAATATGCTTGCGATTTGCGAGCGGAATATCAAAATAAGGACTATCGGCGCTATGGGCAGGATTATGGATTTAAGCCCTTCCCTGCGGATAGATGAAGTATAAATTTTACTCTCGACGCTTTGCGTAGTGCGCAGATCGTCTGTTTGGACGAACTCAAATCCAAAGAATTTCGGTTTTTTTGCACTCGTAGGCTTGGCTTTGCGGTTAAATTTAGATTTATTAAATTTTTTTGCGACCTTCGTTTCTTTTACGGCAGATATATCGTTTGCAATATTTTCGGTAGAGCTTTGAAAGGAAGGCGTTTCGGATATATTATTTTCTGCAGAATTCTTATCGCCAAAAATTTCATTGTTTTGCTTTGCAGATTCTTTTGGCTGTGGGGTTACTTTTTGCGTTACGCGATCTTTGGATTTAGAGCCCTCGACGCGCTTTATATTTATCGCGCTGGATGCTAGCGTGTCGAAGCTTACCTCATCGCCGTCGGTTAGGCTAGGATCGCGCTCGCCCAGCATTTCGTAGCTATACTCGACCCCGCCCGTGGCGACTATGACATTTTCACCTCTAATAAATCCGATAAGTCTCATATACTAATATTCCCCGATTTTTTAATGAGAAATATTAGTCAAAATGAACTTAAAAAACGATTATTCTACGGTGACGCTTTTAGCTAAATTTCGCGGCATATCTACGTCGTTGCCAAGTCTGACGGAGATTTCAAGAGCTAGAATTTGTAAAATTATCATCATCTCAAAAAACTCGCTCATCGCGTGGCTTTGCTCGCTCGTTTTGATAAAATCATCCGCGATCTCGGGCTCTTCGGGACTGATAGCTAAAATATACGCATCGCGCGCAGCAAGCTCTTCGACATTGCTTTTCGTTTTTTCGTAGAGCAAATGCTTTGGCATCAGCGCAACTGTAAAGAGATTAGAATCGGCAAGTGCGATCGGCCCGTGCTTCATCTCGCCGCTCGGATAGCCCTCGGCGTGCAGATATGAGATCTCTTTGAGCTTGAGCGCGCCCTCAAGAGCGAGCGGATAGAAAATATCGCGCCCGATAAAGAAAAAGCCGTGTCCGTGCAGATAGTGTTTACTCATGCGGTAAATTTTATCCTGCAAGCCGTCCTTAATCTTTAAAATTTGCGGGATATGAAGCATCGCTGAAATTTCAGCGGAATTTGTGCGCGCCGAGATGACTTCGCGCAGATTTGCAAGATACACCACAAACATCCATAGCACCATAACCTGCGTCGCAAAAGCTTTCGTAGAGGCTACGCCCTTTTCGATGCCTGCGCGGGTGAGGATAACGCTGCCTGCCATGCGCACGATCGAGCTGTTATCGACGTTGCAGATCGCAAGCGTCCTAAGACCGGCTTTTTTAGCGATATGCAGCGCCTCTAGGGTATCGGCGGTCTCGCCACTTTGCGAGATCACGATAAATAAGGAATTCTTGTTTAAAAATGGTTCTTTGTAGCGGAATTCGCTGGCAACTTCTACTTTTGTGCGGATTTTAGCGATGCGCTCGAAAAGATACGAGCTTACGAGCGCGGCGTGATAGCTTGTGCCGCAGGCGCATAGTACAACCTCGTCGATGCCCTCAAACAGCGTCTCGTCAAGCTCGTCAAATTTTATCTTGCCGCCCTTGATCACGCGCCCCATCATCGCTTCGGTTACGACTTGCGCTTGCTCGTAAATTTCTTTTTCCATAAAAAATCTAAAGCCCTCTTTTTGCGCATAGCCTTTATCTTTCGGAAGCTCACTAAAGGCGCAATTATGCGGTTTAGAGTTTTTAAAAATGTCTATTTGTCCAAGCTTGGCAACGCCGTAAATTTGATCGTCCAGATACGCGGCCGTATTTGCAAGCCCGATGAGTGGAGCGTCTGAGGAGCTAAAGAAAATTTCGTTTTTATCGTTTTTTGCGACGATGAGCGGAGCTGCATTTTTAGCAAAGAAAATTTCGCCGGGTGCTGCCTTCGTGATCAAAAGCGTAGCGTATGCGCCTTTTAGTCGTTTAATTGTAGCTTCATATGCCTTAAATGCATCGTTGCTAGTCTTGAAATTTTTTTCAAAAAGATGTACGATCACTTCGGTATCGGTCTGGCTTAAAAATTTCACGCCGTCCGCTTCGAGCTCGTCCTTTAGCTCGATGTAGTTTTCGATGATGCCGTTATGCACGACGAAGCTAAAATCTCCAAAATGCGGATGCGCGTTAAGCTCGGTGGGCTTTCCGTGCGTCGCCCAACGAGTATGTCCGATCGCAACGCCAAAGCCTTGCGAAGTGAAATCTTTCATCTTTTCTTCGAGATTATTTAGCTTGCCGACCGCTTTGAAATACTTTATATTCGCACTCTTGTCCATCATGGCAAGCCCAGCGCTATCGTATCCGCGATACTCGAGTTCTTTCAGTCCGTTTATTATGATTTTTTTCTTCTCTTCATTTCCGATGTAGCCTACGATTCCACACATTTTGCTTTCCTTGTTTAAAATTTAGCGCCCATTTTACTACGCTATTTTAAATTAACGAAATTCGGCTCTAAATTTAGTCCGCTTATCCGTTTTGTAAGCAAAAAATTATATAATTAGCACAAAATTTGGCTTGGGAAATCGATGGAAATTTTAGAAAAACTACAAAGCGGCGAGAGATTAAATTACGAAGACGGCGTGAAATTATGGGATTTGGACCTTTTCGATCTGGGTAAATTCGCCTTTGCTATTCGCAAAGAAAAAAACGGCAAAAACGTCTATTTCAACGCAAATCGTCATATCAATCCTTCTAATTTATGCGCAGATACCTGTAAATTTTGCGCATTTTCGGCGCACCGTAAGAACGACGGGGCTTACACGATGAGCGATGATGAGATCATGCGTATCGTGGACGAGACGGTAGCGCGCGGCACGAAGGAGATTCATATCGTAAGCTCGCACAATCCGTTCGTTACGCCGCAGCAATATTTGGGAATTTTTAAAGCGATAAAGCAAAAATATCCGCTTCTGCATATCAAGGCGATGACCGCGGCGGAGATCGATTACTGGCGGCGAAAGTGGAAGATGAGCTACGAAGAGACGATAGAGCTGATGATGCAAAGCGGCGTGGATTCGATGCCCGGCGGCGGCGCTGAAATTTTTGACGAGGACGTGCGCGATAAAATTTGCAAAGGCAAGGTCTCAAGCGAGCAGTGGCTACGTATCCACTCGCTGTGGCATGCGCGCGGGCGTCAGAGCAACGCCACGATGCTCTTTGGACATATCGAAAGCCGCGCTCACCGCATCGATCACATCTTGCGCATCCGTGCGCTGCAAGATGAGAGCCTCTCTCGCGCTAACGGCGGCGGCTTCAACGCCTTCATCCCGCTCGTGTATCAGCGCGAGAACAACTACCTGGACGTGAAGGGCTTTTTGGGCTCGGTCGAAATTTTAAAAACGATCGCGATTAGTAGAATTTTGCTCGACAACGTCGCGCATATCAAGGCGTATTGGGCGACCTCGACGCTAAGCTTAGCCCTTGTAGCGCAGGATTTCGGCGCGGACGATCTTGACGGCACGATCGAGAACGAAAGCATTCAAAGCAGCGCCGGCGCCGGCAGCAAAAAAGGGCAGAGCAAGCGCGATTTTATCGATATGATCGGCACTGCGGGCTTTGTACCCGTAGAGCGCGACAGCTTGTATAATCAGATCGAAATTTACGAATAAATTCTAAAGGAGGAGCAAGTGGAGAAATTCTTTCATCTCGCCGCGGCAAAAACGTCGGTAAAACAGGAGCTTATCGCAGGGCTTACTACGTTTTTGGCGATGATTTACATTGTGCCCGTGAATGCAAATATTATGAGCATCGCAGGTATGCCGTTTGATGCGCTGGTTACGGCAACCGCGCTTATTACGATAATCGCAACGCTATTTAATGGGCTCTTTGCAAATACCCCCGTTGCGCTTAGTGTCGGCATGGGGCTAAATGCGTATTTTACCTTTGCGTTGTGCGTGGATGCGAAGATGCCGTGGCAGAGCGCACTTGGCATCGTAGCAATAAGCGGGGCGCTTTTTACCGTACTTTCGTTTACCAATTTTCGCGTTTGGGTTATCAAATCTATCCCACTTGATCTGCGTCGCGCAATAAGTGCGGGTATCGGGGCTTTCATCTGCTTCATCGGACTTAAACAGATGGGCGTCATCGCGCCTAGTCAAGCAACGTTAGTAACTTTAGGAAATTTAAAAGATCTAAATGTTTTGCTTGGAATTTTAGGCTTAGCGGTCGTGCTTGTGCTTTTCGTGCTTAGAATCAAGGCGGCGTTTATCTTAAGCATTTTGATCACCTCTTGCGTGGCGTGGGTGGCTGGAATTTCGCCTGCACTTCATGGCATAGTAAGTGCGCCAAGCGGCATAACGCCGATATTTGCTAAGCTAGATATCCCCGGAGCGCTAAAGCTTGCGTTCGTGCCTTTTATAATCACATTTTTCGTCACGCATCTATTCGATAGCATCGGCACTCTAACCGGCGTAGGAAACCGCGCGGGGCTTTTTGGAGAGAATAGCAAGGACGGCATGAAAAAACTATCTAGAAATTTAACTTCCGATGCGATAGGAAGCGTTGCAGGTGCTGTTATCGGCACGAGCACGGTCACTGCATTTGCCGAAAGCGCCAGCGGCGTGGAAGCGGGCGGCCGCACGGGGCTTACCGCGGTATTTTGCGCTATATTTTTCGTGCTGACGCTGTTTATGTTGCCGCTATTTAAGGCGATCCCCGCAAATGCGATCTATCCTATCCTCGTAATGGTCGGGGTTTTGATGTTTAGCGAGCTTGGTAAAATCGATTATAGCGACGCTGGAATTTTAATCCCTGCGTTTTTTATAGTATTTTTGATGCCTTTTACCTATTCGATCACCAACGGCTTAAGCTTCGGCTTTATCGCTTATATCGTAGTTAGACTCGCTCAGCGCAGGATAAAAGATTTAAATTTCGGCGTTTTGACGCTTGGATTTATCAGCGTTTTAGTATTTTTGATGCATTAAATTTTAAGGAAAGATATGAGATTTTATAGTTTTGACGAGATGGATCGCGACGCAAGAGTTATAGCAAAGCAGGTTAGGGACGAATTTATGCCCGATGCAATCGTGGCGATCGCTAGAGGCGGGCTCACATTCGGTCACGCGCTAGCCAATGCGCTTGATATGCGAACGATATTTTCGATAAATTCCATCCACTACGCGGACACCAAAAAGCTCGACACCATCGACGTTTTCAACGTGCCCGATCTGGAGCTGTACAAGCGCGTGCTGCTGGTGGACGATATCATCGACAGCGGTGACAGCATGGTCGAGATCAAGCGCGTGCTGCTGGAGAAATTCCCGCAAATAGAGCTTAAAACCGCGGTGATTTTTTACAAACCCAAGGCGCTTATCCAGCCCGATTTTAAAATTTCAAAGACGGATGAGTGGATAAATTTCTTTTGGGAAAATTATACGATAGAGGAATGAAGCGGCGCGCGGTTAAATTTAGCGGCTAAATTTTAAAGGATTCGGCAGCTCAAATTTTATAAAATTTTGGCCATAGAATTTAGTCGTAAATTTAAAGCGCCCATAGCAAGGATGAGAGTGAAGAAGCTTTATCAAAACGAAATTTTCGTGATCTCTATAATGTGCCTGTTTCAAGGCATATTTTTGCTTTATGCGATCTCAAATTTAAGCATCAGCTACTACGAAGCCGAAATTTTTTACGAGAAAAAATCCCTCGTTTCGCTAATCGCAAATTTAAGCTGCGAAATTTTCGGGCGCAACGACTACGCCCTGCGCATACCGTTTATTTTGATCCACTTCGCAAATGCCGCGATGATCTACAAAATTTCAAAATTTATTCTAAAGCGCCGCTTCGATAGGGTGGTCGCTACGGCGCTATTTATGGCGCTTCCTGCGTCGATGAGTAGCGCGATCTTGCTAAATCCCGCAGGCATCATCGTTTTTTTCACGCTGCTGGCGATCTATTTTGCAAAGAGCGAATACAATATCGCTCTTTTCGTGCTTCTGTCCGTTTGCGCCCTGATCGATAAAGCGTTTTTTATGCTATACGTCGGCTTTGGAATTTGGGCGCTTTATACGCGCAAAAAGGAGCTTTTGCTACTTTGCATAGCGCTATTTAGCTTCAGCGTGATCTTTTACGACGTAAGCTCCGAGGGCAAGCCGAAGGGGTATTTTTTAGACACCGTGGGCGTTTTTGCGGGCGCGTTTTCGCCTTTAGTGTTTTTATTTTTCATCTACACGATCTATAGAATTTGGATCAAAGAGGAAAAAAGCCTGCTGTGGTTCATAGCCACGAGCGCGCTTTGTCTGACGATGCTTTTTTCGCTAAGACAGCGCGTGGCGCTTGAGATGATGCTGCCGTATTGCGTTATCGCTACGCCTTTGATTATCCGCGTGCTTTTTAACTCATACCGCGTTAGATTGCCTAAATTTCGCACCTTTCACAAGATCGCCGTGGGCGTGACGCTGGTAAGCTTAGCGGTGAGCTATTTTGCAGTGATTTTTAGCGATGTGATGTATGAGGCGATGTTCGCAAACAAACCGCAGCGGCATTTTATCTATAAATTTGACGTAGCTAGGCAGCTGGCAAGTGAGCTAAAAAATCGTGGAGTAAAAAGCGTAAGCTGCGAGGACGAGAGGCTCTGCCTGCGCCTGAAATTTTACGGACTGCCTAGCGGGGATAGCGCTTTTATCTATGCGGGTGAGCCGGAATATGTCTCGGATCATAAAAATTCGATACAAAATATAGATATTTACAAGCGAGGCGTGCGAATTGCTAAATTTTATGTTAAAATATAAACAAAATTTTTATGAAAGGTAAAAATTATGAAAAAAGCATTTACTATGATAGAGCTGATTTTCATCATCGTGGTGGTTGGAATTCTAGCGGCGGTGGCAGTGCCTCAAATCAATCGAAATAGCCTTGTGGAGGCGGCGGATCAAGTCGCTGCTCATATTCGTTACACGCAGCAGCTTGCGATGAACGATAATAAATTCGATCCTGACGATCCTAATTGGTTTAAGAGATTTTGGAGGATTCAATTTACTGATCAAGGAGCACCGGGCTCTGCAGCAGGATGGCGATATAATATATATTGGGATAACGGAGCTTTCCCGGGTTCAAACGGACAACCAAATAGCCTAAATTCTATGGCAGCTGATCCGCAGAATCCTAACAAACTGCTTACTTCGGGCTTTGCTAGGCAACCTGCCAATACTGATGGTGCAAGAATGAATAAAAAGCTAAATTTAGAAGCAACATATAATATAAGCAATATAGAATTTACTAATTGCGGTAATGGAAACAATCACACCATCTCCTTTGATTCTTATGGTCGCCCAATGGGGCAGTTAGCGAACTCTAATGTGCCATATGATAGGCTTTTTGTGGGCCAAAATCCATGCATAATCACGCTTACCAATGATGCTAAAGAGCATGCCTATATAAGTATTCAGCCCGAGACGGGATACGTAAGTTATACGCTGAAATCAAATACGGGTAACGCGGCGCAGTAAATAATTTAAAGCATTTAAGGAGAATAATGAAAAAATACATAATGACGCCGATTTATTACGTAAACGACGTCCCGCATATCGGTCACGCATACACGACGATCATCGCCGATACGATGGCTAGATTTTACCGCCTGCAAGGGCACGAAGTCTTTTTTAAAACGGGCACCGACGAGCACGGCCAAAAGATCGAGGAGGCCGCAGCCAAGCACGGCCAAAGCCCGAAGCAATACGCAGATGACGTAAGCGCTAAATTTAAAGACCTGTGGGACGAGTTTGACATCAGCTACGATATGTTTTCGCGCACTACCGATGCCGCGCATGAGGCGGCGGTGCAAAACGTATTTCGCAAGATGTATGAAAAGGGCGACATTTATAAGGGCGAAT
Proteins encoded in this region:
- a CDS encoding type II secretion system protein, which produces MKKAFTMIELIFIIVVVGILAAVAVPQINRNSLVEAADQVAAHIRYTQQLAMNDNKFDPDDPNWFKRFWRIQFTDQGAPGSAAGWRYNIYWDNGAFPGSNGQPNSLNSMAADPQNPNKLLTSGFARQPANTDGARMNKKLNLEATYNISNIEFTNCGNGNNHTISFDSYGRPMGQLANSNVPYDRLFVGQNPCIITLTNDAKEHAYISIQPETGYVSYTLKSNTGNAAQ
- the tgt gene encoding tRNA guanosine(34) transglycosylase Tgt — its product is MDFTIDAADGAARACTIRTAHSTIRTPVFMPVGTVGAVKALDATDVEYLLGAQIILANTYHMYLRPGSRVVAEFGGLHGFTKFPRSFLTDSGGFQAFSLRANTKNDEGGIKFKSHIDGSTHYFTPRSVLDTQYELNSDIMMILDDLVELPREPSALSFDDRSRLKKRIDLSVARTIKWAREAIDYHEAMKSRGLHAHQNIFGIIQGGTDPQARKFCAEALCEMNFDGLAIGGLSVGEKNELMYETVEDMMPYVDTARPRYLMGVGTPEDLVENVARGVDMFDCVMPTRNARNGTLFTSFGKISIKNAGFISDHDPIDPHCDCYTCKRFSRGYLNHLFRARELSFYRLASIHNLYYYLRLAADMREAIVHGRFAEFRREFYAARNIARD
- a CDS encoding phosphoribosyltransferase family protein translates to MRFYSFDEMDRDARVIAKQVRDEFMPDAIVAIARGGLTFGHALANALDMRTIFSINSIHYADTKKLDTIDVFNVPDLELYKRVLLVDDIIDSGDSMVEIKRVLLEKFPQIELKTAVIFYKPKALIQPDFKISKTDEWINFFWENYTIEE
- the glmS gene encoding glutamine--fructose-6-phosphate transaminase (isomerizing) → MCGIVGYIGNEEKKKIIINGLKELEYRGYDSAGLAMMDKSANIKYFKAVGKLNNLEEKMKDFTSQGFGVAIGHTRWATHGKPTELNAHPHFGDFSFVVHNGIIENYIELKDELEADGVKFLSQTDTEVIVHLFEKNFKTSNDAFKAYEATIKRLKGAYATLLITKAAPGEIFFAKNAAPLIVAKNDKNEIFFSSSDAPLIGLANTAAYLDDQIYGVAKLGQIDIFKNSKPHNCAFSELPKDKGYAQKEGFRFFMEKEIYEQAQVVTEAMMGRVIKGGKIKFDELDETLFEGIDEVVLCACGTSYHAALVSSYLFERIAKIRTKVEVASEFRYKEPFLNKNSLFIVISQSGETADTLEALHIAKKAGLRTLAICNVDNSSIVRMAGSVILTRAGIEKGVASTKAFATQVMVLWMFVVYLANLREVISARTNSAEISAMLHIPQILKIKDGLQDKIYRMSKHYLHGHGFFFIGRDIFYPLALEGALKLKEISYLHAEGYPSGEMKHGPIALADSNLFTVALMPKHLLYEKTKSNVEELAARDAYILAISPEEPEIADDFIKTSEQSHAMSEFFEMMIILQILALEISVRLGNDVDMPRNLAKSVTVE
- the mqnE gene encoding aminofutalosine synthase MqnE, whose product is MEILEKLQSGERLNYEDGVKLWDLDLFDLGKFAFAIRKEKNGKNVYFNANRHINPSNLCADTCKFCAFSAHRKNDGAYTMSDDEIMRIVDETVARGTKEIHIVSSHNPFVTPQQYLGIFKAIKQKYPLLHIKAMTAAEIDYWRRKWKMSYEETIELMMQSGVDSMPGGGAEIFDEDVRDKICKGKVSSEQWLRIHSLWHARGRQSNATMLFGHIESRAHRIDHILRIRALQDESLSRANGGGFNAFIPLVYQRENNYLDVKGFLGSVEILKTIAISRILLDNVAHIKAYWATSTLSLALVAQDFGADDLDGTIENESIQSSAGAGSKKGQSKRDFIDMIGTAGFVPVERDSLYNQIEIYE
- a CDS encoding NCS2 family permease gives rise to the protein MEKFFHLAAAKTSVKQELIAGLTTFLAMIYIVPVNANIMSIAGMPFDALVTATALITIIATLFNGLFANTPVALSVGMGLNAYFTFALCVDAKMPWQSALGIVAISGALFTVLSFTNFRVWVIKSIPLDLRRAISAGIGAFICFIGLKQMGVIAPSQATLVTLGNLKDLNVLLGILGLAVVLVLFVLRIKAAFILSILITSCVAWVAGISPALHGIVSAPSGITPIFAKLDIPGALKLAFVPFIITFFVTHLFDSIGTLTGVGNRAGLFGENSKDGMKKLSRNLTSDAIGSVAGAVIGTSTVTAFAESASGVEAGGRTGLTAVFCAIFFVLTLFMLPLFKAIPANAIYPILVMVGVLMFSELGKIDYSDAGILIPAFFIVFLMPFTYSITNGLSFGFIAYIVVRLAQRRIKDLNFGVLTLGFISVLVFLMH